The genomic stretch gtactttctggaaataaaaaattactaaataaaatcataatataacaccggGCTTTAATTATTTTCTCGTACTCGATTGATTCTTTGGATAATATTATACTCGCAACGGTGGATCGACAAcattccattggagaagtggactagggcatacgacaacggtcaacgtttgggccacatgacaacaaatcttgtggaatcaatgaactctgtcttcaaagaCATCTGTAACCTATctataaccgctttggtgcaaACATACTTCAGGCTAGGGGCGCTGTTTGAGACCAGACGCTTCAAATGGAGTTCAATGTTGCAATCTGGGCATGAagcttcaatgaaattcattagacatgaagctgccaaagcaaacacacatgtgaTCACAGTGTTTGACCgcactaaaggttggtatagtgttgtcgagtccatggatcacaatgaaggcatgtcAATGGGATAATACAGATTcaaactagatagaggttggtgcgactgcggaaagttccaagcctttcgtacgccctgctcccatgtcattgtgGCATGCTCAAAGGTTCAAAGGGATCCATCATACTTGTTATTTGAAGTTTACAAAGTCACCAACCTATCAAATGTttttaaaattagtttttccgtagtggcaaaagaggattattgaCCAGAATATCAATGGGACATCttctggcacaacgaagttatgcgaaggaagaaaaatgGTCGCTCAAATAGCACCCagattcgaaccgaaatggatacaGCGAACATAATGGTTAGATTATGTGGTTCATGCCATTagccaggtcacaatcgtactaactgCCATAGTGTTGGAatgagcacaaccagataaattcaaATGTACCTCTGTTacaatatatgaaaaactaaatttgtttcatattataagtttgtGAGCAAATATCATTACataaacaataacacaaacaattaaaacaactacaatacaataactaggcgattacaaccatcaaaacaattttgaacatgtaatgcatcatcctacgaaCGTCTCGGTCAATCTTAATATCCACTTATTCACGCgcttctccattttggttgaatGCGGACACAAACtattgtattcttctaatcctttcaccatctccaatttctccatctaaccaatTGTTCAACatccgattaagacgttcaaacgaatctatattccagagtcgaatctttatcggagacgCAACGACGAAAAATATTAAATCGATATTTCGCTTGTGAATGTATTCAAACATGGTTAAACACAAAAACTTGAAGGAGAGTGaagttgaatgaaagaaaatatggtagtaggggaagattttgtgtgaaaaatattgtaTCCAAGACGAGAGTATTTATAGAGATGAGATATaaaatgcatgcgccaagagGCTAGGCGCCTAACATGAGAACATATGCAGGCGCCAAAGGCATTtgcgcctcctcatgaggcccaatgcagACGCCAAGAAtattgacgcctcctcatgagaCTACCAATGCAGCCGCCAATGTCTTAGGCGCCTTCTCTTGATCAATAATGGATGCGCCGGTTCATCTGGTGCATCCTCTTTTAAATGTGGttattttgtaaatttttttgaaaaaattgttattttgaaattatttttaaaaatgttagttatttaaaaaaaaatccaaaaagaaagTACTTTCTTTATATATGTTATggattattattatattattattattattatattattattattattattattattattatattattattattattattattttattattatattattattattattattttattattattatattattatattttattatttattattattattattattatattattatttattattatttattattattcttattattattattattatttattattattattattgtttatattgttatattatattattatttattattattattgtatattattattattattattttattattattattattattattattttattattttattattattattattattaattattattattatattattattatattatatatattaattattattattattattattattattattattattattattattattattattattattattattatgatttattattattattattattattatattattatatattatattcttattattattattattattattattattatattatattattattattattattatttattattattattattattattattattatattatattattattattattattattattattattattattattattattattattatatttattaattattattattattattattattatattattattattatattattattattattattatattattattattatattattattattattattagattattatattatattattatattcttattattattattattttattatattattatattattattattattattattattatattattattattattattattattatattattattattattattattattattattattattattttattattattattattattatattatattattattattattattatattattattattattattattatattattatattattattattattatattattatattcttattattattattattattattattattattattatattattattattattattattattatattattattatattattatttttttattattattattatattatattattattattattattattattattatttattattattattattattattattattattattattattattatcttattattattattattattattattatattttattatatattattttattattattattatttattattattattattattatattattattattattattattattattattattatattattattattattattattattattattatattattattattattattattattatattatttattattatattattattatttattatttattattattatattattattattattattatattatttattctattatttatattattattattattatattattattattattattattattattattattattattattattattatattattattattattattattattattattattattattattattatattattattattattgtggAATATAGTAATTATTGTTGTAAGAAGGAAAAGCCTTAAACCCTTTTCTGTTAAACATAAACCCTAACCAAACCCCTCGCTGTGTTGTCTCCTCAAACAGAAAAGAAGCAGAGATGTGGGGATGGATGATTAGGGAAGGCCGTAAGGCACCATCATCACCCTCATGGAACCTCAATCTCATCCGTAACATGGGCGGCGGTCCTCGCACCTTCCCCGGCGGCGTAACCAAATGGAAATGGAAACGCATGCACGAAAAACGAGCCAAAGAGAAACAAAGAAACCTTCTCGAACAAGAGAAACAACTCTACCAAGCTCGCATTCGATCTCACATTCGCTCCACTCTCTCACCTCCTTCctcctcttcatcttcttccaccACTCATAACCCTATCTCCCCTCAACAACACATCAAAGCCCTCGCCGATCGGTTCATGAAAGACGGTGCTCAAGATCTCTGGAACGACCACGACGGTCCCATAGCCCAGCCCCAGCCCCAAATTCAAGACCAAACCTCGCAGCAAATTGATTTACGCAAACTCGCACATCAATCTTCCAATCAGAATTGGACTCATTTGAATAATTATTCGCAAATTAGGGGTTACCGTTCTGTTCCTGAAGTTAGGGTTTTGGCTGATCGGAAGCGTGTTAGCACTGAAAAGCCTGAAAAACGTAAAATTTGGAGGAAGAATGGTTCTTCTACTGAGAGTGAAAGTGAGGCTGAAGATGAATCTCAGAATCAGAGTTACTATTCAAATATGGGTAGCATTGCTTCATTGGGTAAATATGATGGAAAGAGGGAGAGGAGAGTTATGCCAAAGACCTTTGACGACAAAACTGATTTTTCTGAGCAGGTTCAGTTGATCAAGTATGAGCTTAACAAGAAGAAGTTGAGTCAAGGTGAGGAAAATCAGGATCAGGAACAGGAAAATGTTCTTACTCAGACAAGGTATTATTATTCCTTTGCTGTATTAGAAAtgttttttattctttctttGTGTATTGATTTTGTGTTTGAGTAACATGGTATTACTATTGATGATTGATTAACATTTGGTTATACCAAAAGCATATATACACTAGTCTTGTCAATACGAGCGCTATACTGCAGCGGAATTTGAACCAAACCCTGTTGTTCTGCGATTTTCTATTTAGAACAAGTGGTGTCAAATAGTGGTTATTGTGGTGCTATAGCGCTTTAGGTTAGCAGAATTTGAATATGATAGAGACTGAGATGAATGTGCATGTTTTGCTTGCATATTTTTGTGGAACAGCGTGGTTGCATTTAGTGATGATTTGGATATTTCTTTTTTCCTAGATTTGAAGAGTGTGCTATATCACCATTGACAATCAAAGCACTTTCTTCATCTGGTTACATTCATATGACCCGGGTTCAAGAGACTAGCCTCCCCATTTGTCTTGAGGGTATGTTTCTTTTATCTTTCAATCTTGCAATCTAGTTTCTATTTATCATCACATCATCACTATTAACACTTTATATTCTTCTTACAAAAGACGCATATTGTAAAAGTTGTCTTTCATTTGTTACTTTGCTTGTTATTACATTTCTCCTTTTTGTTTAATATGTCTATTAGATTCAATTTTGATGATCCTTGTACTTCGGTTACATTGCAGGTGTGGATGTTATGGTCAAGGCTAAAACTGGCACTGGAAAAACTGCAGCTTTTTTGGTACACCATTGTTATTTTAATGCACTGCATCTTATTTAGACTCTTTCTATCAATGGTGCTAAATGCAAACAGCTTCCTGCTATTGAAACAGTTTTGAAAGCTATGAGTAGCAATACCTCTCACCGTGCACCGCCAATATCTGTTCTTATTCTATGCCCTACTAGAGAACTTGCTAGTCAAATTGCTGCTGAAGCAAAGGTTTTACTGAAATATCACGATGGCATTGGGGTGCAGACTCTAGTTGGAGGTGTGCGATTTAAAGTTGACCAGAAACGCCTTGAATCAGATCCATGCCAGGTATTGTGTTATAACTAAATTTCATGTTTCCTAGCATGTGGTTTCAGACCATTTGTAAGTCTAATTATTTTTTAGTTTGGGTGGGAGAGGGAAAAGGAGATGTTACTTATTGTGTATGGAAAAATCATCATGCTAGAAACATACTGATTTTCCCTTTTCTTGTATTAAATTTTTCAGATGCTTGTAGCTACACCTGGTAGGTTGCTGGATCATATTGAGAATAAATCCGGAATATCTGTTCGATTGATGGGTTTGCAGATGCTTGTACTTGATGAAGCTGATCATTTACTGGACCTTGGGTTTCGAAAGGATATAGAAAAAATTGTTGATTGTTTGCCTCGTCAAAGGCAATCCTTACTGTTTTCTGCAACCATCCCAAAGGAGGTTAGGCTAGGTTAGGTTTTTTTTATCTAATAATATTGATAATCAGTTTTTGACTGAAGTTTCTTACAAGCACGATTGTGTTGCTGCAGTATTCCGTCAACAATATAATCGACCCTTCTAAAATTTGCAGGTCCGTCGAATATCTCAGCTTGTTTTGAAAAGAGAACACAAATATGTTGATACAGTTGGAATGGGTTGTGTGGAAACTCCCGTTCAGGTAAAATACATATTCGATACTATTGTCACATTCTAACAGTTACAAAGTAACATACATATTTGATTGACTTTTAGATCCTTAGGCATTAATGCTTATTTTTCGTTTGGCATCACAGGTAAAGCAATCATATCTTATTGCTCCACATGAATCACACTTTCAGATAGTACATCATATTTTGAAAGAGCATGTCTCGCAAACACCTGATTATAAGGTTAATGCATTTTGTGTTTTGGTGTTTGAATTGCTTTGTGATGCAATTTATGATTTTAACTGGTAGATTTTGATTCAGGTTATTGTTTTCTGTATTACTGGGATGGTGACATCACTCACGTATAACCTGCTTCGGGAAATGAAACTGAATGTTAGGGAGATACATTCTCGAAAACCTCAGCTGTATCGGACTCGCGTATCAGAAGAGTTTAAGGAATCCAAACAAATGATTCTTGTGTCCTCTGATGTTTCATCACGTGGAATGAATTATCCTGATGTCACTTTAGTCATTCAGGTATTATATACTTCAATCTTTTGATGTATTTCCACTCATATGTACATGGGTTGTGTCTCGTTAACTACTTATGAAACAGAGTTGCTTACAGTACAGAACTATTTCTTTGCAAAAATTGTACCGGTTGCTTATAGTTCTTTTTTGAACAACAAGTATATTGCCCCATGTCCTAAACTATATTATGGAATCCAGGTGGGAATTCCTACAGACCGTGAACAATATATACATCGTCTTGGAAGAACAGGACGGGAAGGCAAAGGAGGGGAAGGCATATTGTTGATTGCACCATGGGAGGAGTATTTTTTAAATGAGATCAAGGATCTCCCTCTAGAGAAATTCCCCTTACCAGATTTAGATCCACAGGCACAACTTAAGGTATAATTTGTGCTCTTGTTCAAATGTCCGCATTATTTGGATGTATTCTTATTTCACTACATAATAGATATATTGATCTTCATTGTTCATCGTGTCCTGGCTTATGCGATTGTAGATAGGGAAAATTATTGACTATATAAATTCTTGCAGATTGAACAATCAATGGCAAAGATTGATAATGACATCAAAGACGCAGCTTATCATGCTTGGCTCGGTTATTATAACTCCATCAGAGAAATTGGGAGGGAGAAGAGCACAGTAGCTGAGCTGGCAAACCGGTTTTCTGAATCAATTGGTTTACAGAGGCCACCTTCTCTGTTTCGAAAAACTGCACTAAAGATGGGTTTGAAAGACATTCCTGGTATTAGAATTCGTAGATAGCTCTTGTGtaaattgaaaaagaaaagaaactGAAATAATTTGTGGCATTTTCTTGTTTCTGAGTAATCTAATTTATATTATGTTCCTCCGGAAAGTTTTACATAAACTGAGAATACAGGTTTTGTCTCTCTAGAGCATTTCTCTATAAGTGTTTACGTTAGCCATAGTTATGGGGCCACTGTATTAATTGTCTCGCACGAAAGAACCCTTGTCTTATATACTAGCGTGACTGTATTGTGCGTATACTGGGTCGGCCTTGTTAATCACAAAGTCAAATTGGGACCCCATTCTGAAGCAATGCAACAACCAGACAGACAAGACTAAAGAATTATGAGCCTAAATTGTTCTCTCTCCCgctttttaaaataaaatttaagtGAGTTGAGTTTTATAGATTTATTAAAATTGGAATAGGTTTTTCAATCGGCACATTAGAAAGTTTAGATGAATTGAGTTTAAAAATTTCATCAGAGTTTCTTAACCTTAACAGATTATTCATTAAAAGATTTTCTAACATTGATATAAAATTGATGTATTTAGTCTTAATTTTTAATCAGATGTGTTATGCCACGAGAGTCCAATACGAGTCTAGCACAAAACGACTTGAGAAATGAATAAATTGATTTTGTTTCCTAGACCACTAAGGCAAAATTACTCGCAATGTTCATTTTTCACCAAATTTACTTGCAATGTTCATTTTTCACCGTTCAGATTCATCTGATGATCAACCGCATTTCATGCTCACACGTGTTGCTAACAAACTCTTCTATTTAAAGAGATGGTAACACTATTTCTCAAGTATCAAAATTTTCCTCCATTCAAACTTTACTTTTTACTCTCTTATTAGCTTAAACGTTTGAGTGCTAACCTTGCAGGTCAACCTTCTCTCTACCGCATCAGAACTTTAAACTACCATAATATTTCACAAGTTTAATCTCTCAGATCATCACTTAATTCTAGAGAAAGACATTGGTGCCTCCCTCACCCTTTgtaatgtttttttttaaaatatgatCCACCTTCCAAAAAGAAACACAACCAAAGATAAACGAACGCCTAGATATAGGTGTTTATGTTGAAATTTCGTAAACAATTGCTAGTCTCTTAATTAAAGGTTACAAGCAGGATCGACTAGTAAATCCTAGGACATAATGCTAAAGTTTTTAACTTATGTTTTTCTTTGAAAATAAATGGTTTCGATTGGGTCGAAAAAGTTGTAAAAAACGCGTAGAGATGTAATATCGACAAAGATAAAGTAAAATGTTGCAGTAAAAcaaaagtaaaa from Lathyrus oleraceus cultivar Zhongwan6 chromosome 7, CAAS_Psat_ZW6_1.0, whole genome shotgun sequence encodes the following:
- the LOC127106108 gene encoding probable DEAD-box ATP-dependent RNA helicase 48, with protein sequence MWGWMIREGRKAPSSPSWNLNLIRNMGGGPRTFPGGVTKWKWKRMHEKRAKEKQRNLLEQEKQLYQARIRSHIRSTLSPPSSSSSSSTTHNPISPQQHIKALADRFMKDGAQDLWNDHDGPIAQPQPQIQDQTSQQIDLRKLAHQSSNQNWTHLNNYSQIRGYRSVPEVRVLADRKRVSTEKPEKRKIWRKNGSSTESESEAEDESQNQSYYSNMGSIASLGKYDGKRERRVMPKTFDDKTDFSEQVQLIKYELNKKKLSQGEENQDQEQENVLTQTRFEECAISPLTIKALSSSGYIHMTRVQETSLPICLEGVDVMVKAKTGTGKTAAFLLPAIETVLKAMSSNTSHRAPPISVLILCPTRELASQIAAEAKVLLKYHDGIGVQTLVGGVRFKVDQKRLESDPCQMLVATPGRLLDHIENKSGISVRLMGLQMLVLDEADHLLDLGFRKDIEKIVDCLPRQRQSLLFSATIPKEVRRISQLVLKREHKYVDTVGMGCVETPVQVKQSYLIAPHESHFQIVHHILKEHVSQTPDYKVIVFCITGMVTSLTYNLLREMKLNVREIHSRKPQLYRTRVSEEFKESKQMILVSSDVSSRGMNYPDVTLVIQVGIPTDREQYIHRLGRTGREGKGGEGILLIAPWEEYFLNEIKDLPLEKFPLPDLDPQAQLKIEQSMAKIDNDIKDAAYHAWLGYYNSIREIGREKSTVAELANRFSESIGLQRPPSLFRKTALKMGLKDIPGIRIRR